A portion of the Oreochromis niloticus isolate F11D_XX linkage group LG10, O_niloticus_UMD_NMBU, whole genome shotgun sequence genome contains these proteins:
- the lrrc32 gene encoding leucine-rich repeat-containing protein 32 isoform X2: MDVLQLLFLLLVSCVAASAYPPQQPPPCRVVQMDAFCSDLSLRSAPLNLPDVVQMLDLSRNQVQNLTRETLAHHTNLRHLNLHSNKIHFIEPRLFEGMNDLKILDLSKNHLNVFAHSKTNIGPLKAVESLDLSSNGLYTGMSDYFLSDSPRLVNLSLNSNSITEVAKDTFSGSLSLRKISLHNNIILKIEDGAFDILSHLTELDLSKNSIRCIDDFNLDKLKVFNLSQNSLESFQSAQSDTPYELVTFDLSQNKMLFFPHLPKNNCLKYLDLSKNQIQNIKFMGNITFNCLRYLDMSYNQLKKMPEEYFSMMGSLEVLNVSNNCITSFSITDGGLLQRVKIINLSYNPLQSLTFGENTVQSLEELFLQGNDLTTLDYQIFQRLPNIKYLHLQQNNLQVCDSEPTDQNHKDPQSCVSFLSVPKLEALYLSENNLRSLPANTFANTPLKVLDLSLNPGLDMHKDSLSGLEHSLVHLSMRKNNISILKADLSLLRSLKYVDLSTNQLTTLPTWSKESSIESLNLQNNHLVTLEYSTILALKRSLKTLYMGSNPLSCCGNLRFITMVQQSAVVIPDIETVTCVHEDYSEPVSIKKVTQTMCHGPPVQNYIITVIVLLLLVMIVFVLWVKCCHSRRRKHNRGFRA; encoded by the exons ATGGACGTCCTCCAGCTGCTCTTCCTGCTGTTGGTCAGCTGCGTGGCGGCATCCGCGTACCCTCCCCAGCAACCCCCTCCATGCCGAGTT GTCCAGATGGATGCGTTTTGCAGCGATCTGAGCCTTAGAAGTGCGCCACTCAACCTTCCCGATGTCGTCCAAATGCTGGACCTTTCACGAAACCAGGTGCAGAATCTCACCCGGGAAACTTTAGCACACCACACCAACCTCCGGCATCTGAATCTCCACTCCAATAAGATCCACTTCATCGAGCCCAGGCTCTTCGAAGGCATGAATGATCTGAAAATCCTGGATCTGTCCAAGAATCATTTGAATGTTTTTGCCCACTCCAAAACAAACATCGGACCTCTTAAAGCTGTTGAGTCACTGGATCTGTCAAGCAACGGCCTGTACACGGGGATGTCAGACTATTTCTTGTCTGACTCTCCCAGGCTGGTGAACCTTTCTCTGAACAGCAATAGCATCACTGAAGTAGCAAAAGATACCTTCAGTGGATCCTTGTCCTTGAGGAAAATCAGCCTCCACAATAATATCATCTTGAAAATTGAAGATGGAGCTTTTGACATTTTATCTCATTTGACCGAACTTGATTTGTCCAAGAATTCAATAAGGTGCATCGACGACTTCAATCTCGACAAATTAAAAGtgtttaatctcagccaaaacAGCTTGGAGTCATTCCAAAGCGCGCAATCAGACACTCCATATGAGCTTGTCACTTTTGACCTGAGTCAGAAcaaaatgcttttctttccccATCTCCCGAAAAACAACTGCCTTAAATATCTGGACCTTTCAAAAAATCAAATCCAAAACATTAAATTCATGGGAAATATAACGTTTAATTGCCTCAGATACCTGGACATGAGTTACAATCAACTCAAAAAAATGCCTGAAGAGTATTTTTCCATGATGGGATCACTGGAGGTCCTAAATGTGAGTAATAACTGCATTACCTCATTTTCTATTACTGATGGAGGCCTTCTACAGAGAGTTAAGATCATCAATCTGAGCTATAATCCACTGCAGAGTCTGACATTTGGAGAAAACACTGTGCAGTCGCTGGAAGAACTCTTCTTACAAGGAAACGACCTCACAACCCTGGACTATCAAATATTTCAGAGACTCCCCAACATCAAATACCTGCATCTCCAGCAGAACAACCTGCAAGTCTGTGACTCTGAGCCAACAGACCAAAACCACAAGGATCCTCAAAGTTGTGTGTCCTTTTTATCTGTTCCTAAATTGGAGGCTTTGTACCTCTCTGAAAACAACCTGAGGAGTCTGCCCGCGAACACGTTTGCCAACACCCCATTGAAGGTCTTGGATTTGTCCCTGAATCCAGGCTTGGACATGCACAAAGACTCTCTTTCTGGTCTAGAGCACTCCCTGGTTCACCTTTCCATGAGGAAAAACAACATTTCCATTCTAAAAGCAGACTTGTCCTTACTGAGGAGCCTCAAATACGTAGATCTGTCTACCAACCAGTTGACCACTCTGCCGACGTGGAGCAAAGAGTCCTCCATTGAGTCCTTAAATTTGCAGAACAACCACCTGGTGACCCTGGAGTACAGCACCATCCTTGCTTTGAAACGCTCTCTAAAGACTCTTTACATGGGCTCCAATCCTCTGAGCTGCTGCGGCAACCTCAGATTCATCACCATGGTGCAGCAGTCCGCTGTGGTCATTCCTGACATTGAAACGGTGACCTGCGTTCACGAGGACTACTCTGAGCCGGTCAGCATCAAGAAGGTGACCCAGACAATGTGCCATGGACCACCCGTCCAGAACTATATTATTACAGTTATAGTGTTATTGTTACTTGTGATGATCGTGTTCGTGCTCTGGGTTAAATGCTGCCACTCAAGGAGGCGGAAACATAACAGAGGTTTTAGGGCATAA
- the lrrc32 gene encoding leucine-rich repeat-containing protein 32 isoform X1, producing MVRRLVKISHQLKVSTMDVLQLLFLLLVSCVAASAYPPQQPPPCRVVQMDAFCSDLSLRSAPLNLPDVVQMLDLSRNQVQNLTRETLAHHTNLRHLNLHSNKIHFIEPRLFEGMNDLKILDLSKNHLNVFAHSKTNIGPLKAVESLDLSSNGLYTGMSDYFLSDSPRLVNLSLNSNSITEVAKDTFSGSLSLRKISLHNNIILKIEDGAFDILSHLTELDLSKNSIRCIDDFNLDKLKVFNLSQNSLESFQSAQSDTPYELVTFDLSQNKMLFFPHLPKNNCLKYLDLSKNQIQNIKFMGNITFNCLRYLDMSYNQLKKMPEEYFSMMGSLEVLNVSNNCITSFSITDGGLLQRVKIINLSYNPLQSLTFGENTVQSLEELFLQGNDLTTLDYQIFQRLPNIKYLHLQQNNLQVCDSEPTDQNHKDPQSCVSFLSVPKLEALYLSENNLRSLPANTFANTPLKVLDLSLNPGLDMHKDSLSGLEHSLVHLSMRKNNISILKADLSLLRSLKYVDLSTNQLTTLPTWSKESSIESLNLQNNHLVTLEYSTILALKRSLKTLYMGSNPLSCCGNLRFITMVQQSAVVIPDIETVTCVHEDYSEPVSIKKVTQTMCHGPPVQNYIITVIVLLLLVMIVFVLWVKCCHSRRRKHNRGFRA from the exons ATGGTCAGGAGGCTTGTGAAGATTAGTCATCAGCTGAAAGTGAG CACCATGGACGTCCTCCAGCTGCTCTTCCTGCTGTTGGTCAGCTGCGTGGCGGCATCCGCGTACCCTCCCCAGCAACCCCCTCCATGCCGAGTT GTCCAGATGGATGCGTTTTGCAGCGATCTGAGCCTTAGAAGTGCGCCACTCAACCTTCCCGATGTCGTCCAAATGCTGGACCTTTCACGAAACCAGGTGCAGAATCTCACCCGGGAAACTTTAGCACACCACACCAACCTCCGGCATCTGAATCTCCACTCCAATAAGATCCACTTCATCGAGCCCAGGCTCTTCGAAGGCATGAATGATCTGAAAATCCTGGATCTGTCCAAGAATCATTTGAATGTTTTTGCCCACTCCAAAACAAACATCGGACCTCTTAAAGCTGTTGAGTCACTGGATCTGTCAAGCAACGGCCTGTACACGGGGATGTCAGACTATTTCTTGTCTGACTCTCCCAGGCTGGTGAACCTTTCTCTGAACAGCAATAGCATCACTGAAGTAGCAAAAGATACCTTCAGTGGATCCTTGTCCTTGAGGAAAATCAGCCTCCACAATAATATCATCTTGAAAATTGAAGATGGAGCTTTTGACATTTTATCTCATTTGACCGAACTTGATTTGTCCAAGAATTCAATAAGGTGCATCGACGACTTCAATCTCGACAAATTAAAAGtgtttaatctcagccaaaacAGCTTGGAGTCATTCCAAAGCGCGCAATCAGACACTCCATATGAGCTTGTCACTTTTGACCTGAGTCAGAAcaaaatgcttttctttccccATCTCCCGAAAAACAACTGCCTTAAATATCTGGACCTTTCAAAAAATCAAATCCAAAACATTAAATTCATGGGAAATATAACGTTTAATTGCCTCAGATACCTGGACATGAGTTACAATCAACTCAAAAAAATGCCTGAAGAGTATTTTTCCATGATGGGATCACTGGAGGTCCTAAATGTGAGTAATAACTGCATTACCTCATTTTCTATTACTGATGGAGGCCTTCTACAGAGAGTTAAGATCATCAATCTGAGCTATAATCCACTGCAGAGTCTGACATTTGGAGAAAACACTGTGCAGTCGCTGGAAGAACTCTTCTTACAAGGAAACGACCTCACAACCCTGGACTATCAAATATTTCAGAGACTCCCCAACATCAAATACCTGCATCTCCAGCAGAACAACCTGCAAGTCTGTGACTCTGAGCCAACAGACCAAAACCACAAGGATCCTCAAAGTTGTGTGTCCTTTTTATCTGTTCCTAAATTGGAGGCTTTGTACCTCTCTGAAAACAACCTGAGGAGTCTGCCCGCGAACACGTTTGCCAACACCCCATTGAAGGTCTTGGATTTGTCCCTGAATCCAGGCTTGGACATGCACAAAGACTCTCTTTCTGGTCTAGAGCACTCCCTGGTTCACCTTTCCATGAGGAAAAACAACATTTCCATTCTAAAAGCAGACTTGTCCTTACTGAGGAGCCTCAAATACGTAGATCTGTCTACCAACCAGTTGACCACTCTGCCGACGTGGAGCAAAGAGTCCTCCATTGAGTCCTTAAATTTGCAGAACAACCACCTGGTGACCCTGGAGTACAGCACCATCCTTGCTTTGAAACGCTCTCTAAAGACTCTTTACATGGGCTCCAATCCTCTGAGCTGCTGCGGCAACCTCAGATTCATCACCATGGTGCAGCAGTCCGCTGTGGTCATTCCTGACATTGAAACGGTGACCTGCGTTCACGAGGACTACTCTGAGCCGGTCAGCATCAAGAAGGTGACCCAGACAATGTGCCATGGACCACCCGTCCAGAACTATATTATTACAGTTATAGTGTTATTGTTACTTGTGATGATCGTGTTCGTGCTCTGGGTTAAATGCTGCCACTCAAGGAGGCGGAAACATAACAGAGGTTTTAGGGCATAA